One segment of Acidimicrobiales bacterium DNA contains the following:
- a CDS encoding CpaF family protein — protein sequence MSLYKRLHEVQGTTPGKRRDPVLDELRQKIHHHLIDELGPILYDKRLSEEDLRRRVHEQLHAALAQERAPLSAADKAQLIQDVSDDILGYGPIDRLLKDEDISEVMVNGPENVFVERNGRIERTAASFVDETHLRRIIDKIVGQVGRRIDESTPMVDARLPDGSRVNAVVHPLAIGGPFLTIRKFSKDPYQIDDLIRFGTLNAHAARFLQACVVGRLNVIVSGGTGTGKTTTLNVLSSFIPSEERIVTVEDAKELQLHQEHVLALEARPPNIEGKGQVTIRDLVKNCLRMRPDRIVVGECRSGEALDMLQAMNTGHDGSITTVHSNGPRDTLARIETMTLMAGFDLPVRAIREQMASALDLIVHLSRLRDGTRRITHITEVQGMEGDVITLQDIFLFDYGMGLDEHGRFRGHLKATGVRPKFAEKLNDLGIRLGPEVFQPEPFARRVVGAH from the coding sequence ATGTCGCTCTACAAGCGCCTCCACGAAGTCCAGGGCACCACCCCGGGGAAGCGGCGCGACCCGGTGCTCGACGAGCTCCGGCAGAAGATCCACCACCACCTGATCGACGAGCTCGGCCCGATCCTCTACGACAAGCGCCTGTCGGAGGAGGACCTGCGCCGCCGGGTCCACGAGCAGCTGCACGCCGCGCTCGCCCAGGAGCGGGCGCCGCTGTCGGCCGCCGACAAGGCCCAGCTGATCCAGGACGTCTCCGACGACATCCTCGGCTACGGGCCGATCGACCGGCTCCTGAAGGACGAGGACATCAGCGAGGTCATGGTCAACGGCCCCGAGAACGTCTTCGTGGAGCGCAACGGCCGCATCGAGCGGACGGCGGCGTCGTTCGTGGACGAGACCCACCTGCGCCGCATCATCGACAAGATCGTCGGGCAGGTCGGCCGGCGCATCGACGAGTCGACGCCGATGGTGGACGCCCGCCTGCCCGACGGCTCCCGGGTCAACGCCGTCGTCCACCCGCTGGCCATCGGCGGGCCGTTCCTCACCATCCGGAAGTTCTCCAAGGACCCGTACCAGATCGACGACCTGATCCGGTTCGGCACCCTGAACGCGCACGCGGCCCGCTTCCTCCAGGCCTGCGTCGTCGGGCGCCTGAACGTGATCGTCTCCGGCGGTACCGGCACCGGCAAGACGACGACCCTGAACGTGCTGTCGTCGTTCATCCCGTCCGAGGAGCGCATCGTCACCGTCGAGGACGCGAAGGAGCTCCAGCTCCACCAGGAGCACGTGCTCGCGCTCGAGGCCCGGCCGCCCAACATCGAGGGCAAGGGCCAGGTCACGATCCGCGACCTCGTCAAGAACTGCCTCCGGATGCGCCCCGACCGCATCGTCGTCGGCGAGTGCCGGTCGGGCGAGGCCCTCGACATGCTCCAGGCCATGAACACGGGCCACGACGGCTCGATCACCACCGTCCACTCGAACGGCCCGAGGGACACCCTGGCCCGCATCGAGACCATGACGCTGATGGCCGGCTTCGACCTGCCGGTGCGGGCCATCCGTGAGCAGATGGCGTCGGCCCTCGACCTGATCGTGCACCTCTCCCGCCTGCGGGACGGCACCCGCCGGATCACCCACATCACCGAGGTGCAGGGCATGGAGGGCGACGTCATCACCCTCCAGGACATCTTCCTGTTCGACTACGGGATGGGGCTCGACGAGCACGGCCGGTTCAGGGGCCACCTGAAGGCCACCGGCGTCCGCCCCAAGTTCGCCGAGAAGCTCAACGACCTCGGCATCCGCCTCGGCCCCGAGGTGTTCCAGCCCGAGCCGTTCGCCCGCCGGGTCGTGGGGGCGCACTGA
- a CDS encoding AAA family ATPase, whose protein sequence is MTIGSYLYDGDGSSPPGEGALRSVDLFSPAPAAAPAVGAAACPVAVVDADLTTRSRLAMQLGGAADPVPTLDVLAPRLNGYPLVLVVGPSTSMDPRGLAAVERLVQVHPEVGAIMLVTELSTEVLQQALRSGVRDVLAAPVDAAQLQAAVHRVAATLVPMAPGGRGGGPPGDTGADSVARVITVFSTKGGAGKSVMAANLAVVLARRATKPVVLVDADLQFGDAAVMLKLAPQRTIVDAVGSIDRLDAAFLQSLLVRHEPSGLLVLPAPLEPAFADQIGASDMSRIVELLRTFCEYVVVDTPAYFNEVVLSLIEASDDVLLVAGLDIPNIKNVKIGLQTLRLLNTPMDKLRLVLNRSNSKVKLDAGEVERTLQIKADAMVPSDVVVPQSVNKGVPVVMDAPKSGVAKAIVGLADLFAPVAETSRRRK, encoded by the coding sequence ATGACGATCGGCAGCTACCTGTACGACGGCGACGGCAGCAGCCCGCCGGGCGAGGGAGCACTCCGCTCCGTGGACCTCTTCTCGCCCGCGCCGGCGGCCGCCCCCGCGGTCGGCGCTGCCGCCTGCCCCGTCGCCGTGGTGGACGCCGATCTCACGACCCGCAGCCGTCTCGCCATGCAGCTGGGAGGGGCGGCCGACCCGGTCCCCACCCTGGACGTGCTGGCGCCCCGCCTCAACGGGTACCCGCTGGTGCTCGTCGTCGGCCCGTCGACCTCGATGGACCCGAGGGGCCTCGCCGCCGTGGAGCGGCTCGTCCAGGTCCACCCCGAGGTCGGGGCCATCATGCTCGTCACCGAGCTGTCGACCGAAGTCCTCCAGCAGGCCCTCCGGTCGGGGGTGCGCGACGTGCTGGCCGCGCCCGTCGACGCCGCCCAGCTCCAGGCCGCCGTCCACCGTGTGGCGGCCACGCTCGTCCCGATGGCCCCGGGAGGGCGGGGCGGCGGCCCGCCCGGCGACACCGGGGCCGACAGCGTCGCCCGGGTCATCACCGTGTTCTCGACCAAGGGCGGCGCCGGCAAGTCGGTGATGGCGGCGAACCTGGCCGTCGTGCTGGCCCGCCGGGCGACCAAGCCCGTCGTGCTGGTCGACGCCGACCTCCAGTTCGGGGACGCCGCGGTGATGCTGAAGCTGGCGCCGCAGCGGACGATCGTCGACGCCGTCGGCTCCATCGACCGCCTCGACGCCGCCTTCCTCCAGAGCCTGCTCGTCCGCCACGAGCCGTCCGGCCTGCTCGTGCTGCCGGCCCCGCTGGAGCCGGCCTTCGCCGACCAGATCGGCGCGTCGGACATGAGCCGGATCGTCGAGCTGCTCCGCACGTTCTGCGAGTACGTGGTGGTCGACACCCCCGCCTACTTCAACGAGGTCGTGCTGTCCCTGATCGAGGCGAGCGACGACGTGCTCCTCGTGGCCGGCCTCGACATCCCGAACATCAAGAACGTCAAGATCGGCCTCCAGACCCTGCGCCTGCTGAACACGCCGATGGACAAGCTGCGCCTGGTCCTCAACCGGTCCAACTCCAAGGTGAAGCTCGACGCCGGCGAGGTCGAGCGCACCCTGCAGATCAAGGCCGACGCCATGGTCCCGTCCGACGTCGTCGTGCCCCAGTCGGTGAACAAGGGCGTGCCCGTCGTGATGGACGCCCCGAAGTCGGGGGTGGCCAAGGCCATCGTCGGGCTCGCCGACCTGTTCGCGCCCGTCGCCGAGACGTCCCGCCGCCGCAAGTAG
- the cpaB gene encoding Flp pilus assembly protein CpaB, giving the protein MSSRRTLILVAAIAVGVVAAFFLFNYVNGVEDRANENAERVHVFMVKSEVPRGTFGEEAEAQGLVVAAEIPRQFLPATAVKDLDAIKGKVAVGDLPANSVLVDGQFVDPTIANTGFSQRLESSGADRVAITIAVDQTRGVAGLVVPGDIVDLIVTARRIGAEFEEIPEEARGESHLLYQNVEVLAVGQSAAPDIGSASADTASTEEQAAQAQNSGLITLSVPREAAVRIALVANQAPDAIYLALAPKGNTPVPLPPLPMEELFNTPALTPYGDRAA; this is encoded by the coding sequence GTGAGCTCCCGCCGAACGCTGATCCTGGTCGCCGCCATCGCCGTCGGGGTCGTGGCTGCGTTCTTCCTGTTCAACTACGTCAACGGCGTGGAGGACCGCGCCAACGAGAACGCCGAGCGCGTCCACGTCTTCATGGTGAAGTCGGAGGTGCCGAGGGGCACGTTCGGGGAGGAGGCGGAGGCCCAGGGCCTCGTCGTCGCCGCCGAGATCCCCCGGCAGTTCCTCCCGGCGACCGCGGTCAAGGACCTCGACGCCATCAAGGGCAAGGTCGCGGTCGGCGACCTGCCGGCCAACTCGGTCCTCGTCGACGGCCAGTTCGTCGACCCCACCATCGCCAACACCGGCTTCTCCCAGCGGCTCGAGTCGAGCGGCGCCGACCGGGTGGCGATCACGATCGCCGTCGACCAGACGCGCGGCGTCGCCGGCCTCGTCGTGCCGGGCGACATCGTCGACCTGATCGTCACCGCCCGGCGGATCGGCGCGGAGTTCGAGGAGATCCCCGAGGAGGCGAGGGGCGAGTCCCACCTCCTCTACCAGAACGTCGAGGTGCTCGCCGTGGGCCAGAGCGCGGCGCCGGACATCGGCTCGGCCTCGGCCGACACGGCGAGCACCGAGGAGCAGGCCGCCCAGGCCCAGAACAGCGGCCTGATCACGCTCAGCGTGCCGAGGGAGGCCGCCGTGCGGATCGCGCTGGTCGCCAACCAGGCGCCCGACGCCATCTACCTGGCGCTCGCGCCCAAGGGCAACACGCCGGTCCCGCTCCCGCCGCTGCCGATGGAGGAGCTGTTCAACACGCCCGCCCTGACCCCGTACGGCGACAGGGCCGCTTGA
- the rpsA gene encoding 30S ribosomal protein S1 → MSDQSTSITPAPTATADQAMGSFDEQGEYTPRQVVADDLDVSFADAIEGTMVQVEDGQIVEGTVVKVDKDEVLLDIGYKSEGVIPSRELSIRNDVDPSEVVSMGDRIEALVLQKEDKEGRLVLSKKRAQYERAWGTIERIKEEEGVVKGPVIEVVKGGLILDIGLRGFLPASLVELRRVRDLQPYVGRVLEAKIIELDKNRNNVVLSRRAWLEETQKEQREEFLENLRPGEVRKGVVSSVVNFGAFVDLGGMDGLIHVSELSWKHVDHPGSVVQVGDEVEVQVLDVDLERERISLSLKATQQDPWQEFATNHQVGELVYGRVTKLVPFGAFVQVGDGIEGLVHISEMSAHHVDLPEQVVTPGEELWVKIIDLDLQRRRISLSIKQAAEGGVVAAEYQEHFGEHAYDDEGNYIGAAIEYTAETEGQEAWAEYYAEHGEYAPAEGEGEGEGGGEGGAEGQGEQGGALEGADLAADAEGEALPATEE, encoded by the coding sequence TTGTCCGACCAGTCCACCAGCATCACGCCCGCCCCCACCGCCACGGCCGACCAGGCGATGGGCTCGTTCGACGAGCAGGGCGAGTACACCCCCCGCCAGGTCGTCGCCGACGACCTCGACGTCTCCTTCGCCGACGCCATCGAGGGAACGATGGTCCAGGTCGAGGACGGCCAGATCGTCGAGGGCACGGTCGTCAAGGTGGACAAGGACGAGGTCCTGCTGGACATCGGCTACAAGTCCGAGGGCGTCATCCCCTCCCGGGAGCTGTCGATCCGCAACGACGTCGACCCGTCCGAGGTCGTGTCGATGGGCGACCGCATCGAGGCCCTCGTCCTCCAGAAGGAGGACAAGGAGGGCCGGCTGGTCCTCTCGAAGAAGCGGGCCCAGTACGAGCGGGCCTGGGGCACGATCGAGCGGATCAAGGAGGAGGAGGGGGTCGTCAAGGGCCCGGTCATCGAGGTGGTCAAGGGCGGCCTGATCCTCGACATCGGCCTGCGCGGCTTCCTGCCCGCCTCCCTCGTCGAGCTCCGCCGGGTGCGCGACCTCCAGCCCTACGTCGGCCGGGTCCTCGAGGCGAAGATCATCGAGCTGGACAAGAACCGCAACAACGTGGTCCTGTCCCGCCGGGCGTGGCTCGAGGAGACCCAGAAGGAGCAGCGCGAGGAGTTCCTCGAGAACCTGCGCCCCGGCGAGGTCCGCAAGGGCGTGGTGTCGTCGGTGGTCAACTTCGGCGCCTTCGTGGACCTCGGCGGCATGGACGGCCTCATCCACGTGTCCGAGCTGTCGTGGAAGCACGTCGACCACCCCGGCTCGGTCGTCCAGGTGGGCGACGAGGTCGAGGTCCAGGTGCTCGACGTCGACCTCGAGCGCGAGCGGATCAGCCTGTCGCTCAAGGCCACCCAGCAGGACCCGTGGCAGGAGTTCGCCACCAACCACCAGGTCGGCGAGCTCGTGTACGGCCGGGTCACCAAGCTGGTGCCGTTCGGCGCCTTCGTCCAGGTGGGCGACGGCATCGAGGGCCTCGTGCACATCTCGGAGATGTCGGCCCACCACGTCGACCTCCCCGAGCAGGTCGTCACCCCCGGCGAGGAGCTGTGGGTGAAGATCATCGACCTCGACCTCCAGCGCCGCCGGATCAGCCTCTCGATCAAGCAGGCGGCCGAGGGCGGGGTCGTGGCCGCCGAGTACCAGGAGCACTTCGGCGAGCACGCCTACGACGACGAGGGCAACTACATCGGCGCGGCCATCGAGTACACGGCCGAGACCGAGGGCCAGGAGGCCTGGGCCGAGTACTACGCCGAGCACGGCGAGTACGCCCCGGCCGAAGGCGAGGGCGAAGGCGAAGGCGGGGGCGAGGGCGGCGCCGAGGGCCAGGGCGAGCAGGGAGGGGCGCTCGAGGGCGCCGACCTGGCCGCCGACGCCGAGGGCGAGGCCCTGCCCGCCACCGAGGAGTAA
- a CDS encoding methyltransferase domain-containing protein has protein sequence MAGPHWFEAVADHLGAAYLRYSFTKGTAQEVAFLVDVLGLRPGQRVLDVGCGPGRHAHALARLGVEVVGVDVSARFVDLARRDAPPGATFVRADARDLAFDAEFDAAVSLCEGAFGLLGGPAAAGHGGDPLPGDERVLAGMARAVRPGGAVVVGAFSAYFQVRHLDEASAFDAATGVHHERTVVKDEEGRDATHDLWTTTYTPRELRLVAERCGLRVRAVWSVEPGAYATAPPNLDTPEFLLVAERSQQGGC, from the coding sequence GTGGCCGGGCCCCACTGGTTCGAGGCGGTCGCCGACCACCTCGGCGCCGCCTACCTGCGCTACTCGTTCACCAAGGGGACGGCCCAGGAGGTCGCCTTCCTCGTGGACGTGCTCGGCCTGCGGCCGGGGCAGCGGGTGCTCGACGTCGGCTGCGGGCCGGGCCGCCACGCCCACGCCCTCGCCCGCCTCGGGGTCGAGGTCGTCGGGGTCGACGTGTCCGCCCGGTTCGTGGACCTGGCCAGGCGGGACGCCCCGCCGGGCGCCACGTTCGTGCGGGCCGACGCCCGGGACCTCGCCTTCGACGCCGAGTTCGACGCCGCCGTGTCGCTCTGCGAGGGCGCGTTCGGGCTGCTCGGAGGGCCGGCGGCGGCCGGGCACGGCGGCGACCCGCTGCCGGGCGACGAGCGGGTCCTCGCCGGCATGGCCAGGGCCGTGCGGCCCGGCGGGGCGGTCGTGGTCGGCGCCTTCTCGGCCTACTTCCAGGTCCGCCACCTCGACGAGGCGTCCGCCTTCGACGCCGCCACCGGCGTCCACCACGAGCGCACGGTGGTGAAGGACGAGGAGGGGAGGGACGCCACGCACGACCTGTGGACCACGACCTACACGCCCCGGGAGCTGCGCCTCGTGGCCGAGCGGTGCGGCCTGCGGGTGCGGGCCGTGTGGTCGGTCGAGCCGGGCGCCTACGCCACCGCCCCGCCGAACCTCGACACCCCCGAATTCCTGCTGGTCGCAGAACGGTCGCAACAGGGCGGGTGCTAG
- a CDS encoding DNA polymerase: LGDDRVVDALRHLTRAGGPPLWGHGVKELMRALRSAPAPVDVRSLGLDTMLAAYLLDPAESRYRLDELLARYTGHELPADEVEAGQLDLGGTGDHAARAARRALAVARLGPALLAALDAQGLRRLHDEIEAPLVRVLAKMEEIGVAVDVAELRRLRDELAGEAEALTKEIWNLAGEEFNVNSTLKLRELLFGRLGLSPSKKTKTGYSTDAASLEKLRGQHEIVDRLLEYREVEKLRSTYGDALLAEVDQRDGRIHATFNQTVARTGRLSSDQPNLHNIPVRTEMGRAFRKAFVPAPGHSLLIADYNQIELRCIAHLAEDPGLIGAFEAGTDIHTETAARIFGVEPSGVTVDMRSKAKMVSYGLAYGMEAFGLGQRLGIPTDEAALILAAYFEAFPNVKAYMDRTVNEARQRGYTETLFGRRRPIPELLSSNYRIRQAGERQAMNAGIQGLAADIFKVALVRLDTVIEEGDLRSRLILQVHDEVILEVPPDERDRAAELTLDAMRGAASLRVPLEVNLCFASTWADAKG, translated from the coding sequence TGCTCGGCGACGACCGGGTGGTCGACGCCCTCCGCCACCTCACCCGGGCCGGCGGGCCGCCGCTGTGGGGCCACGGCGTGAAGGAGCTGATGCGGGCCCTGCGGTCGGCGCCGGCGCCGGTGGACGTGCGCTCGCTCGGGCTCGACACGATGCTCGCCGCCTACCTGCTCGACCCGGCCGAGTCGCGCTACCGCCTCGACGAGCTCCTGGCCCGCTACACCGGCCACGAGCTGCCGGCCGACGAGGTCGAGGCCGGCCAGCTCGACCTCGGCGGCACCGGCGACCACGCGGCCAGGGCCGCCCGCCGGGCCCTCGCCGTCGCCCGGCTGGGGCCGGCCCTGCTCGCCGCCCTCGACGCCCAGGGCCTGCGCCGCCTGCACGACGAGATCGAGGCGCCGCTCGTCCGGGTGCTGGCGAAGATGGAGGAGATCGGCGTGGCCGTCGACGTGGCCGAGCTGCGCCGCCTCCGCGACGAGCTGGCCGGCGAGGCGGAGGCCCTCACCAAGGAGATCTGGAACCTCGCCGGCGAGGAGTTCAACGTCAACTCGACGTTGAAGTTGAGGGAGCTGCTGTTCGGCCGGCTGGGCCTCAGCCCGTCGAAGAAGACCAAGACCGGCTACTCCACCGACGCCGCCTCGCTCGAGAAGCTGCGGGGCCAGCACGAGATCGTCGACCGCCTGCTCGAGTACCGGGAGGTCGAGAAGCTGCGGTCGACCTACGGCGACGCCCTGCTGGCCGAGGTGGACCAGCGGGACGGCCGCATCCACGCCACGTTCAACCAGACCGTGGCGAGGACCGGCCGGCTCAGCTCCGACCAGCCCAACCTGCACAACATCCCGGTGCGGACCGAGATGGGCCGGGCCTTCCGCAAGGCGTTCGTGCCCGCGCCCGGCCACTCGCTGCTGATCGCCGACTACAACCAGATCGAGCTGCGCTGCATCGCCCACCTCGCCGAGGACCCCGGGCTGATCGGCGCGTTCGAGGCCGGCACCGACATCCACACCGAGACGGCGGCCCGCATCTTCGGGGTCGAGCCCTCGGGGGTCACCGTCGACATGAGGTCGAAGGCGAAGATGGTGTCCTACGGCCTGGCCTACGGGATGGAGGCGTTCGGGCTCGGCCAGCGCCTCGGCATCCCCACCGACGAGGCGGCCCTGATCCTCGCCGCCTACTTCGAGGCCTTCCCGAACGTGAAGGCCTACATGGACCGCACGGTGAACGAGGCCCGCCAGCGGGGCTACACCGAGACCCTGTTCGGCCGCCGCCGCCCCATCCCGGAGCTGCTCTCGTCGAACTACCGCATCCGCCAGGCCGGGGAGCGCCAGGCCATGAACGCCGGCATCCAGGGCCTCGCCGCCGACATCTTCAAGGTCGCGCTCGTCCGCCTCGACACGGTCATCGAGGAGGGGGACCTGCGCAGCCGGCTGATCCTCCAGGTGCACGACGAGGTCATCCTCGAGGTGCCGCCGGACGAGCGGGACCGGGCGGCCGAGCTGACCCTCGACGCCATGCGGGGCGCGGCCAGCCTGCGGGTCCCCCTCGAGGTCAACCTCTGCTTCGCGTCGACCTGGGCCGACGCCAAGGGTTGA